The proteins below come from a single Bacteroidales bacterium genomic window:
- the arsM gene encoding arsenite methyltransferase: protein MKAEELKLIVQEKYADIASRSHIKNPSSCCGSTGCCDDTDYTIFSDDYTQLEGYNKDADLGLGCGIPTEYADIKKGDHVLDLGSGAGNDCFVARTLVGETGKVTGVDFTDEMLRKANENMAKTGFRNIEFIKGDIEELPLPDDHFDLVISNCVLNLVPDKSRAFSEIFRVLKPGGHFCISDIVLSGKLPEKLRDAAEMYAGCISGAIEKEEYLDIIRKQGFHHPEVKKEKESAIPDSILLNYLSMDELHTLKKNGVGIFSITVNAVK, encoded by the coding sequence ATGAAAGCCGAAGAATTAAAACTGATCGTTCAGGAGAAATATGCGGACATTGCCTCCCGGAGTCATATAAAGAATCCGTCATCCTGCTGTGGGAGCACCGGGTGCTGTGACGATACGGATTACACGATATTCAGCGATGACTATACGCAGTTAGAAGGATATAATAAAGACGCCGACCTGGGGCTGGGATGTGGAATTCCCACCGAATATGCGGATATTAAAAAAGGAGACCATGTGCTGGACTTAGGTTCTGGTGCCGGCAATGATTGTTTTGTCGCCCGGACCCTGGTCGGTGAAACCGGGAAAGTAACCGGGGTCGATTTTACCGACGAGATGCTTCGCAAAGCGAATGAAAACATGGCAAAGACCGGTTTCCGGAATATTGAGTTCATAAAGGGGGACATTGAGGAGCTGCCTCTTCCGGACGATCACTTTGATCTTGTGATCAGTAATTGCGTTCTGAACCTGGTACCGGACAAGTCCCGGGCATTCAGTGAAATATTCAGAGTATTAAAACCAGGGGGGCATTTTTGCATTTCCGATATAGTGCTAAGCGGCAAGCTTCCTGAAAAACTCAGGGACGCAGCAGAAATGTATGCCGGCTGTATTTCAGGGGCCATAGAGAAAGAAGAATACCTGGATATTATCCGGAAGCAGGGATTTCATCATCCGGAAGTCAAAAAAGAAAAGGAAAGCGCCATTCCGGATTCGATACTCTTGAACTACCTCTCCATGGATGAGCTCCATACTTTAAAAAAGAACGGGGTCGGGATATTCAGTATCACCGTGAATGCAGTTAAATAA
- a CDS encoding arsenate reductase ArsC — MKILILCTGNSCRSQMAHGFLQSFDSRLQVSSAGTEASGKLNPKAVEVMKETGIDISHHTSDQVDMYLKDPWDYVITVCGGANEACPAFPGKVKNRLHMGFDDPSDATGTPEFIRSEYYRVRDEIREAFYKLYTKKIKTEL, encoded by the coding sequence GTGAAAATACTTATTCTATGTACGGGCAACAGTTGCAGGAGCCAGATGGCCCATGGATTTCTGCAATCATTCGACAGTCGTCTTCAGGTGTCCAGTGCAGGTACCGAAGCTTCGGGAAAGTTAAATCCAAAAGCGGTGGAAGTGATGAAAGAGACAGGAATCGATATCAGCCATCACACCTCCGACCAGGTGGATATGTACCTGAAGGACCCATGGGATTATGTGATCACCGTTTGTGGCGGCGCGAACGAAGCCTGTCCGGCATTTCCTGGCAAAGTCAAAAACCGCCTGCATATGGGGTTCGACGATCCGTCGGATGCGACGGGTACTCCGGAATTCATCCGGAGTGAATATTACCGGGTACGGGATGAGATAAGGGAGGCCTTTTACAAACTTTATACAAAAAAAATAAAAACAGAACTATGA
- a CDS encoding metalloregulator ArsR/SmtB family transcription factor, which translates to MVQAKTQLFGKELTHSARLFRALSHPARLRILKFLAETNTCITGDISDDLPLGRTTVNQHLAELKDAELITGHIEGVKTRYCLNTEKIVELRNVLGEFLSSLDLNKYHCK; encoded by the coding sequence ATGGTACAGGCAAAGACGCAATTGTTCGGGAAAGAGCTGACTCATTCAGCACGTTTGTTTCGGGCCTTGTCCCATCCGGCAAGGCTTCGTATCCTGAAGTTCCTGGCAGAAACCAATACCTGTATTACGGGCGATATCTCCGACGATCTGCCTCTGGGAAGAACCACGGTGAACCAGCACCTGGCTGAACTAAAAGATGCAGAACTTATCACCGGCCATATCGAAGGGGTGAAGACCAGGTATTGCCTGAATACTGAAAAAATAGTGGAATTGAGGAATGTTTTGGGAGAATTTCTCAGTTCCCTGGATTTAAATAAATACCACTGCAAATAG